A stretch of Bordetella genomosp. 13 DNA encodes these proteins:
- a CDS encoding acetate/propionate family kinase: MNPTPAARGDLVMVLNCGSSSIKFALFDAGTLPLPREPEWKGKAQGIGGPDPTFVESDMAPVPLTLDARQPYHDALEHIRQRALARLDGRRLRAIAHRVVHGGSKYFAPARVDAAVLADLKSYIPLAPLHQPFALEAIEVLLRTRPDLPQVACFDTGFHATLPKVEQMLPLPHAAWERGLRRYGFHGLSYEYLSVALAERHGALAGRRVIAAHLGSGASLCALQDHRSIATTMGFSALDGLMMGTRTGSLDPGAVIYLMEIEKLSLEEVGHVLYHESGLLGVSGISSEPRVLLAREADDERARAALDLYVRRIVREIGALVAVMGGVDLLAFTAGVGEHSAEIRRRVCEHLSFIGLRLDATANGSHAAVISEPDSAVVVAVEPTNEEWIAARHAATLVP; this comes from the coding sequence ATGAACCCCACTCCTGCCGCGCGCGGCGATCTCGTCATGGTGCTGAACTGCGGCTCGTCCAGCATCAAGTTCGCCCTGTTCGATGCGGGCACGCTGCCGTTGCCGCGCGAGCCCGAGTGGAAGGGCAAGGCGCAGGGCATCGGCGGTCCGGACCCGACCTTCGTCGAGTCGGACATGGCTCCAGTCCCGCTGACACTGGATGCCAGGCAGCCGTATCACGATGCGCTGGAGCATATCCGCCAGCGCGCGCTGGCGCGGCTGGACGGACGGCGGCTGCGCGCCATCGCCCATCGCGTGGTGCATGGCGGCAGCAAATACTTCGCGCCCGCGCGCGTCGACGCCGCCGTGTTGGCCGACCTGAAGTCCTATATTCCACTGGCGCCCCTGCATCAGCCCTTCGCGCTAGAGGCCATCGAGGTACTGCTGCGCACGCGGCCCGACCTGCCGCAGGTAGCCTGCTTCGACACGGGTTTCCACGCCACGCTGCCCAAGGTCGAGCAGATGCTGCCCCTGCCCCATGCGGCGTGGGAACGCGGACTGAGACGCTATGGGTTCCATGGCCTGTCCTACGAGTACCTGTCCGTGGCCCTGGCCGAGCGCCACGGCGCGCTGGCCGGCCGCCGCGTGATCGCCGCGCACCTGGGCAGCGGAGCCAGCCTGTGCGCGCTGCAGGACCACCGCAGCATCGCGACGACCATGGGCTTCTCGGCACTGGACGGCCTGATGATGGGCACGCGCACGGGCTCGCTGGACCCAGGCGCGGTGATCTATCTGATGGAGATCGAGAAGCTCAGTCTCGAGGAAGTCGGCCACGTGCTGTACCACGAGTCGGGGCTACTGGGGGTATCCGGCATCTCGTCGGAACCGCGCGTGCTGCTGGCGCGGGAGGCGGACGACGAACGCGCGCGCGCCGCGCTGGATCTCTACGTGCGCCGCATCGTGCGCGAGATCGGCGCGCTGGTGGCCGTGATGGGCGGCGTGGACCTGCTGGCGTTCACCGCCGGCGTGGGCGAGCACAGCGCCGAGATACGCCGGCGCGTCTGCGAGCACCTGTCCTTCATCGGCCTGCGGCTGGACGCAACGGCGAACGGGTCGCATGCCGCGGTGATCAGCGAGCCCGATAGTGCGGTGGTGGTTGCCGTGGAGCCCACCAACGAGGAATGGATCGCGGCGCGCCACGCCGCCACGCTGGTGCCCTAG
- a CDS encoding disulfide bond formation protein B — protein sequence MLFVHNAGGRSRLGNILALLVVSAVLILAVAWQLLHRLPACPLCILQRGALLLAGVGLMLNVRLGPSPMHYSMVIAASLGGLAVALRQILQQVIPGAAVTADTLLGLRWPTWSALGFLALTLFSLLMLIIDRKWGDNALKRPVGMPGAIVMGLFALAVLAALAGAALHCGAGDCPAPHVAGPMPAARA from the coding sequence ATGCTGTTCGTGCACAACGCCGGCGGGCGCTCGCGCCTGGGCAACATCCTGGCGCTGCTGGTCGTCTCCGCCGTGCTCATCCTGGCCGTGGCCTGGCAGCTGCTGCACCGCCTGCCGGCCTGCCCGCTTTGCATCCTGCAGCGCGGCGCGCTGCTGCTGGCCGGCGTCGGCCTGATGCTCAACGTGCGGCTGGGCCCGTCGCCCATGCACTATTCCATGGTGATCGCGGCCTCGCTGGGCGGGCTGGCGGTCGCCCTGAGGCAGATCCTGCAGCAGGTCATTCCCGGCGCCGCCGTGACGGCGGACACCTTGCTGGGCCTGCGCTGGCCGACGTGGAGCGCGCTGGGCTTCCTGGCCCTGACACTGTTCTCGCTGCTGATGCTGATCATCGACCGCAAATGGGGCGACAACGCGCTGAAGCGGCCGGTCGGCATGCCGGGCGCCATCGTCATGGGCTTGTTCGCGTTGGCGGTGCTGGCCGCGCTGGCGGGCGCCGCTTTGCATTGCGGCGCGGGCGACTGCCCGGCGCCGCACGTGGCCGGGCCGATGCCGGCGGCCCGCGCCTAG
- a CDS encoding DUF5993 family protein, whose amino-acid sequence MAMILPFLAGAAAIWYGMLGRRPACFALWVVTFGLLFAAAHPHMAGRLPFVL is encoded by the coding sequence ATGGCGATGATATTGCCGTTCTTGGCCGGCGCCGCGGCCATCTGGTACGGCATGCTGGGCAGGCGCCCCGCCTGTTTCGCGCTGTGGGTGGTCACCTTCGGCCTGCTGTTCGCGGCAGCGCATCCGCACATGGCCGGCAGGCTGCCCTTCGTGCTGTAG
- a CDS encoding phosphoribosylaminoimidazolesuccinocarboxamide synthase codes for MTSALHQSTIKSLPLLGRGKVRDMYAVGDDKLLIVASDRISAFDVILDDPIPGKGQVLTELTEFWLKKLAHVLPNHSTGVAPEDVVAPDELDQVRGRAVVVKRLKPILVEAVARGYLIGSGWKDYQATGSVCGIALPAGLQQADRLPQPIFTPAAKAEFGNHDENVDFAHVVAEVGQEMAERIRDVTLRLYSEAAAYAATKGIIIADTKFEFGLDADGTLHLMDEVLTPDSSRFWPADGYRVGISPPSFDKQFVRDWLETQVWDKTPPAPRLPAEVLEKTAAKYREALDRLTA; via the coding sequence GTGACCTCCGCTCTGCACCAATCCACCATCAAGTCCTTGCCGCTGCTGGGCCGCGGCAAGGTGCGCGACATGTACGCCGTGGGCGACGACAAGCTGCTGATCGTCGCATCCGATCGCATCTCGGCGTTCGACGTGATCCTCGACGATCCCATTCCCGGCAAGGGCCAGGTGCTGACCGAACTCACCGAGTTCTGGCTGAAGAAGCTGGCGCACGTGCTGCCCAACCACTCCACCGGCGTCGCGCCCGAGGACGTGGTGGCGCCGGACGAACTGGACCAGGTGCGCGGCCGCGCGGTCGTGGTCAAGCGCCTCAAGCCCATCCTGGTCGAGGCGGTGGCGCGCGGCTATCTAATCGGTTCGGGCTGGAAGGACTACCAGGCCACCGGCTCGGTTTGCGGCATCGCGCTGCCGGCCGGCCTGCAACAGGCCGACAGGCTGCCGCAGCCCATCTTCACGCCGGCGGCCAAGGCCGAGTTCGGCAACCACGACGAAAACGTGGACTTCGCCCACGTGGTGGCCGAGGTGGGGCAGGAGATGGCCGAACGCATCCGCGACGTCACCCTGCGCCTGTACAGCGAAGCCGCGGCCTACGCCGCCACCAAGGGCATCATCATCGCCGACACCAAGTTCGAGTTCGGCCTCGATGCCGACGGCACGCTGCACCTGATGGACGAAGTGCTGACGCCGGATTCCTCGCGCTTCTGGCCCGCGGACGGTTATCGCGTGGGCATCAGCCCGCCCTCGTTCGACAAGCAGTTCGTGCGCGATTGGCTCGAGACGCAGGTGTGGGACAAGACCCCGCCCGCGCCGCGGCTGCCCGCCGAGGTGCTGGAAAAGACCGCTGCCAAGTACCGCGAAGCGCTGGACCGCCTCACCGCCTGA